A single window of Rubripirellula lacrimiformis DNA harbors:
- a CDS encoding SGNH/GDSL hydrolase family protein has translation MMVACAVRQWGLVTCLAVVMVAQIQAADADQAGGDSSAVVRRLPASSQQFFDRFESELTTKWPKNRTMNIVFHGHSVPAGYFRDGRVHTFDAYPTLYHQQLCQQYPLALIDVGVTAIGGEHSVQGAKRFAEDVLARRPDLVFIDYGLNDRRVGLDAAGNAWRQMIRAGQAAGVQVVLLTPTPDSHEEITDDHTPLSLHAKQIRQIGTEWDVPVVDSYAAFQQLVIDGNDVNDYLSQPNHPNREGHEVVTRLLLELF, from the coding sequence ATGATGGTGGCGTGTGCAGTTCGTCAGTGGGGGTTGGTGACCTGTCTGGCGGTGGTGATGGTGGCCCAGATCCAGGCGGCGGACGCTGACCAGGCGGGGGGGGATTCGTCAGCTGTCGTTCGTCGGCTGCCTGCTTCATCCCAACAGTTCTTTGATCGGTTCGAAAGTGAACTGACAACCAAGTGGCCGAAGAATCGCACGATGAATATTGTCTTTCACGGGCATTCAGTGCCCGCGGGATATTTTCGCGATGGGCGCGTTCACACCTTCGATGCGTATCCGACTCTGTACCATCAACAACTTTGCCAGCAGTACCCATTGGCGCTGATCGACGTGGGGGTGACGGCGATTGGCGGCGAGCATTCGGTGCAAGGTGCAAAGCGGTTTGCCGAGGATGTTTTAGCGCGGCGGCCCGATCTGGTGTTCATCGACTATGGATTGAACGATCGACGCGTGGGGTTGGATGCCGCGGGGAACGCTTGGCGTCAGATGATTCGCGCTGGCCAAGCGGCCGGAGTGCAAGTTGTGCTGCTGACGCCTACACCGGATTCGCACGAAGAGATCACCGACGACCACACGCCGCTGTCGTTGCATGCGAAACAGATCCGCCAAATTGGAACCGAGTGGGACGTGCCCGTGGTTGATTCCTATGCGGCATTCCAGCAGCTAGTGATCGATGGAAACGATGTCAACGACTATCTTTCGCAACCCAATCATCCCAATCGCGAAGGTCACGAAGTCGTGACCCGGCTATTGCTAGAACTGTTCTAA
- a CDS encoding GGDEF domain-containing response regulator yields the protein MQDLPIVGLLATSVNDEQPDEHFSIDLGTSLMQRYLNPLLQAQLGVEQLIDPATTSAPVSADRQFIDSTKQVSFRLLLVEDDHMDAEILQRALRGQYRYSFEVDQAATLADAITKLQSTDYDVCLVDLNLPDASGSESFERLRSFDSRLPIIVLTGCEDEDLAIRAIQCGAQDYIAKGVFTPQSLVRVIRFAIVRHEMLQGFKEAADSDPLTGMPNRRNLSQRYGDFIHTSAESGFDLWVALIDIDHFKHINDQHGHCVGDRVLKNVATTLMRSCPADFWCGRFGGEEFAVLMLCQSESEAFQHAQRMLDELSSRTIPLGDQDLRVTASAGMVRASGTNQDDTAAFECCDRALYAAKAAGRNQVKIAQWPQPA from the coding sequence ATGCAAGACTTGCCAATAGTCGGACTGCTTGCGACGTCGGTCAACGACGAGCAGCCAGACGAGCACTTCTCCATTGATCTTGGAACTTCTCTGATGCAGCGATACCTCAATCCTCTTCTCCAAGCTCAATTGGGCGTCGAGCAATTGATTGACCCCGCCACGACGTCTGCCCCAGTCAGTGCTGATCGCCAATTCATCGATTCAACCAAACAGGTTTCCTTTCGCTTGCTGTTGGTCGAAGACGACCATATGGATGCCGAAATTTTGCAGCGAGCCTTGCGTGGCCAATATCGATATTCATTCGAAGTCGATCAGGCGGCCACCCTGGCCGACGCCATCACCAAGCTTCAATCCACCGATTACGATGTGTGTCTGGTCGACCTGAACCTTCCCGATGCAAGCGGATCCGAGTCGTTCGAACGGCTTCGAAGTTTCGATTCACGACTTCCGATCATCGTGCTGACCGGTTGCGAAGACGAAGATCTGGCCATCCGCGCCATTCAGTGCGGGGCCCAAGATTACATCGCCAAGGGAGTCTTCACGCCCCAATCATTGGTCCGCGTGATCCGATTCGCGATCGTTCGTCATGAAATGTTGCAAGGATTCAAAGAGGCGGCCGATAGCGATCCGCTGACAGGCATGCCCAATCGCCGGAATCTAAGCCAACGCTACGGCGACTTCATCCACACATCGGCAGAATCCGGTTTCGATCTATGGGTTGCCTTGATCGACATCGACCATTTCAAACACATCAATGATCAACATGGACATTGCGTCGGGGACCGGGTGCTGAAGAACGTCGCCACAACCTTGATGCGGTCATGCCCAGCGGATTTTTGGTGCGGCCGCTTCGGCGGCGAAGAGTTCGCTGTCCTGATGCTGTGCCAGTCTGAAAGCGAAGCGTTTCAACACGCCCAGCGGATGTTGGACGAACTCTCGTCACGAACGATACCGCTGGGGGATCAAGACCTACGCGTCACAGCTAGCGCTGGCATGGTCCGTGCATCGGGCACCAACCAAGATGACACAGCCGCTTTTGAATGCTGTGACAGGGCTCTGTACGCAGCCAAGGCAGCGGGCCGAAACCAAGTCAAAATCGCACAGTGGCCTCAACCGGCCTAG
- a CDS encoding sulfatase family protein, protein MAAQDSATQDDAAANASGAAPMNVVILYADDWRHDTLGVAGHPVVKTPHLDQLAADGIRFTNNYVTTSICGVSRASLYTGQWMSRHGNEGFRAFDTPWSETYPGILRNHNFYVGHVGKWHNGKFPQDKYDFGRSYFGTHWFDQPDGTKIHVTKRNEVDAMEFLKTRPDDKPFVLTVAFFATHAEDRNPLQFLPQPESMSLYEDVTVPVAPNANDESFHRLPPFIANEKNEGRNRWHWRFDTPEKYQTMMKNYFRLATEVDSVCGKVVDELKSQGVLDNTLVIFTTDNGYYHAEHGLADKWYPHQESIRVPLIVRDPRMPASKRGETDDAMTLNVDLAPTILAATHQDAPETMQGRDISPLYLGDSSPQWRDEFFYEHAIIRDKNFIPASEALVRNDWKYFYWPDFDTEQLFDLTSDPREENDRVDDPSQADRLAEMRARFAELKAAAK, encoded by the coding sequence ATGGCTGCCCAGGACAGCGCTACTCAGGATGATGCCGCTGCAAATGCTTCCGGCGCCGCACCGATGAATGTCGTGATTCTATATGCCGACGATTGGCGACACGACACGTTGGGTGTGGCCGGTCACCCGGTGGTCAAAACGCCTCACTTGGACCAGTTGGCTGCCGATGGCATCCGTTTCACTAACAACTACGTCACGACATCGATTTGCGGCGTCAGTCGCGCTTCGTTGTACACCGGACAATGGATGTCACGGCACGGCAACGAAGGCTTTCGCGCCTTCGACACACCGTGGTCCGAAACCTATCCAGGCATCCTGCGAAACCACAATTTTTACGTGGGACACGTTGGGAAATGGCACAACGGCAAGTTTCCTCAGGACAAGTACGACTTCGGGCGATCGTATTTTGGTACGCATTGGTTCGATCAACCCGATGGGACCAAAATTCACGTGACCAAACGCAACGAAGTCGACGCGATGGAGTTTTTGAAGACGCGTCCGGATGACAAGCCGTTCGTGTTGACCGTCGCCTTTTTCGCGACGCATGCCGAAGACCGAAATCCACTGCAATTTTTGCCTCAACCGGAAAGCATGTCGCTGTACGAAGACGTCACGGTTCCCGTTGCACCGAACGCCAACGATGAATCCTTTCACCGCTTGCCCCCGTTCATTGCGAACGAGAAAAACGAGGGCCGTAACCGATGGCATTGGCGGTTTGATACTCCGGAAAAGTACCAAACGATGATGAAGAACTACTTTCGTTTGGCAACCGAAGTCGACTCGGTGTGTGGAAAGGTTGTGGACGAACTGAAAAGCCAAGGCGTGCTAGACAATACGCTGGTCATCTTCACGACGGACAATGGGTATTACCACGCCGAGCACGGATTGGCGGACAAGTGGTACCCACACCAGGAAAGTATCCGCGTGCCATTGATCGTTCGTGATCCGCGGATGCCCGCGTCGAAGCGTGGGGAGACCGATGATGCGATGACTTTGAACGTCGACCTGGCGCCAACGATTTTGGCGGCGACGCACCAGGATGCACCCGAGACGATGCAGGGCCGCGATATCAGTCCGCTGTATTTAGGCGATTCGTCACCGCAGTGGCGTGATGAATTCTTTTACGAACATGCAATCATTCGTGACAAGAACTTCATCCCGGCATCCGAAGCATTGGTTCGGAACGATTGGAAATATTTCTATTGGCCCGATTTCGATACCGAACAATTGTTCGACCTGACATCGGACCCGCGTGAAGAAAATGATCGCGTCGATGATCCGTCCCAAGCCGATCGATTGGCTGAAATGCGTGCTCGGTTTGCCGAGCTGAAAGCGGCAGCCAAGTAG
- a CDS encoding sugar phosphate isomerase/epimerase family protein, giving the protein MLDRRDLILAATAAAAATAIPFTQAAAADDESSLLPVTFGLNMSTLRGQGLSVPDQIDVAAKAGYNAVEPWVRDLQKFQSEGGKLADVKKQIEDAGMFVCSAIGFANWIVDDDAARAQALEEAKREMELVRSIGGTHIAAPPVGLHSGESVSPPLDVIGNRYRALLDVGASVGVIPQLELWGFSPTISKLAELAYVATAASHPDACVLPDFYHVYKGGNDFEGLKMIEASRMHCFHINDYPGTPGIDKISDKDRVFPGDGVCELPVIIRGLIDRGFTGTFSLELFNPEYWKRDALAVASEGLEKSQRVVAKAMLL; this is encoded by the coding sequence ATGCTAGACCGTCGTGATTTGATTCTGGCCGCCACCGCAGCCGCGGCCGCTACCGCGATTCCTTTCACGCAGGCCGCCGCTGCCGACGACGAATCGTCGTTGTTGCCCGTCACGTTCGGGTTGAACATGAGCACGTTGCGAGGACAGGGGCTGTCGGTTCCCGATCAGATCGATGTTGCGGCGAAGGCTGGCTACAACGCGGTTGAGCCCTGGGTTCGGGATCTGCAAAAGTTTCAATCCGAAGGCGGCAAGCTAGCGGACGTCAAAAAGCAGATCGAGGACGCCGGCATGTTCGTTTGCAGTGCGATTGGTTTCGCCAATTGGATTGTCGACGATGATGCAGCGCGGGCACAGGCTTTGGAAGAAGCAAAGCGAGAGATGGAATTGGTCCGATCGATCGGCGGTACCCATATCGCCGCCCCGCCGGTAGGCCTGCACAGTGGCGAATCGGTTTCGCCACCGTTGGATGTCATCGGCAATCGCTATCGTGCACTGTTGGACGTCGGTGCATCGGTGGGCGTGATTCCACAACTGGAATTGTGGGGATTCTCGCCGACGATTTCCAAGTTGGCCGAATTGGCTTACGTCGCAACCGCGGCATCGCACCCCGATGCTTGTGTGCTTCCCGACTTCTATCACGTCTACAAGGGCGGCAATGATTTCGAGGGTTTGAAGATGATCGAAGCGTCACGGATGCACTGCTTTCACATCAATGATTACCCCGGCACGCCAGGAATCGACAAAATCAGCGACAAAGACCGGGTCTTTCCTGGCGACGGCGTTTGCGAATTGCCCGTCATTATCCGCGGGCTGATTGATCGCGGCTTCACGGGAACGTTTTCGCTAGAATTGTTCAATCCCGAATACTGGAAACGCGACGCGTTGGCCGTCGCCAGCGAAGGACTCGAGAAGTCCCAGCGCGTGGTTGCAAAGGCGATGCTGCTTTGA
- the msrA gene encoding peptide-methionine (S)-S-oxide reductase MsrA: protein MNDFLRYAAGIQPQMNRRAATAIVGGIALLCSVATAYPGDESVSEKPKPDEAVATLAGGCFWCTEAVFERMEGVHDVVSGYIGGREPNPTYEMVCSKMTGHAEAVEIHYDPAKVKFEELLQVFFKTHDPTTLNRQGADAGPQYRSSIFFHNDDQKQIAESYIAQLDASGKFPGPIVTKLEEATKFYVAEEYHQDYYRLNPNAGYCQAVVRSKVEKFDREFADKRKASVK, encoded by the coding sequence ATGAACGATTTCCTCCGGTACGCTGCCGGAATCCAACCACAAATGAATCGTCGAGCCGCGACAGCAATCGTTGGCGGTATCGCGTTGCTTTGCAGTGTTGCCACTGCCTATCCCGGAGACGAATCTGTGTCAGAGAAACCTAAACCTGATGAAGCCGTTGCCACGCTGGCGGGCGGATGCTTCTGGTGCACCGAAGCTGTTTTTGAACGGATGGAAGGCGTCCACGATGTCGTCTCGGGATACATCGGCGGCCGGGAACCGAACCCAACCTACGAAATGGTGTGCAGCAAGATGACCGGCCATGCCGAGGCTGTCGAAATTCACTATGACCCGGCCAAAGTCAAGTTCGAAGAACTGTTGCAAGTGTTCTTCAAAACTCACGATCCGACGACACTGAATCGGCAAGGTGCCGACGCGGGGCCGCAGTACCGCAGTTCGATCTTCTTTCACAACGATGATCAAAAACAGATCGCCGAATCTTACATCGCCCAACTAGACGCCTCGGGCAAATTTCCAGGCCCGATCGTGACGAAGTTGGAAGAGGCGACCAAGTTCTACGTGGCCGAAGAGTACCACCAGGACTACTATCGGCTGAATCCAAACGCGGGTTATTGCCAAGCGGTGGTTCGTAGCAAGGTCGAAAAGTTTGACCGCGAATTTGCCGACAAGCGAAAGGCTTCCGTGAAGTAG
- a CDS encoding acyl-CoA thioesterase encodes MSTFYDLLHTVPAEEIDAQGHVHNLRYLQWTLWAARDHTKAIGFDSKTALDDGFGWVVRDHNVTYKAAAMAGDQLVIRTWVSEIDRISSRRKYVIARPADRRVLARVETRWVFVDLRVHKVVRIPDEATRGMTLCPTSPGLPWE; translated from the coding sequence ATGTCAACATTTTATGATCTTTTGCACACCGTTCCCGCCGAAGAGATCGATGCGCAGGGGCATGTGCACAATTTGCGGTATCTGCAGTGGACGTTATGGGCGGCGCGGGACCATACCAAGGCGATCGGTTTCGACTCGAAAACGGCGTTAGACGATGGTTTTGGGTGGGTCGTCCGCGACCACAACGTCACCTACAAAGCGGCTGCGATGGCGGGCGACCAGTTGGTGATCCGAACCTGGGTCAGCGAAATCGATCGCATTTCATCGCGTCGGAAGTACGTCATTGCCCGACCGGCCGACCGCCGCGTCCTGGCTCGCGTGGAAACACGTTGGGTTTTCGTCGATTTGCGTGTACACAAAGTGGTCCGAATCCCGGACGAAGCGACTCGCGGCATGACACTTTGCCCCACCTCGCCGGGCCTGCCCTGGGAATGA
- the hemQ gene encoding hydrogen peroxide-dependent heme synthase: protein MPEPSVIPESGWHVGHFMYRFRREMLDGPLSADLQAQFHDAVHPPEDRQPERLAAYWTSGHRADFALMMLDPDPAKVDAVHQSLMAPGIGRYIEATWSFVSMSEVSEYVPTIEEFKRRLVAGGEDFNSPAVAAKVAAYERRLPMMNQQRLQPDFPDWPTACFYPMNKSRVVGANWFTEPFSRRNAMMAEHAQSGMAFAGKVSQLISVGVGFDDWEWMVTLWGRNPQYLKEIVYKMRFDIASAKYAEFGPFYVGYKATANEILKHCKLA, encoded by the coding sequence TTGCCAGAACCATCGGTGATCCCTGAAAGCGGGTGGCACGTCGGCCACTTCATGTATCGGTTTCGGCGAGAGATGTTGGACGGACCGCTGTCGGCCGATCTGCAGGCGCAGTTCCACGACGCGGTGCACCCGCCGGAAGACCGTCAACCCGAACGCTTGGCGGCCTACTGGACCTCCGGCCATCGTGCCGACTTTGCTCTGATGATGCTGGATCCGGATCCGGCCAAAGTGGATGCCGTTCATCAATCGCTGATGGCACCGGGAATCGGCCGATACATCGAAGCAACTTGGTCGTTCGTTTCGATGAGCGAAGTCAGCGAATACGTGCCGACGATCGAAGAGTTCAAACGACGTTTGGTGGCCGGTGGCGAAGACTTTAATTCGCCCGCCGTGGCCGCGAAAGTGGCTGCCTATGAACGCCGGTTGCCGATGATGAACCAACAACGCCTGCAGCCCGATTTCCCCGACTGGCCCACCGCCTGTTTCTATCCCATGAACAAGAGCCGTGTGGTGGGTGCCAACTGGTTCACCGAACCATTCAGCCGCCGCAATGCGATGATGGCCGAACACGCCCAAAGCGGGATGGCGTTTGCGGGCAAAGTCAGCCAGTTGATCTCGGTTGGCGTTGGCTTCGATGACTGGGAATGGATGGTCACCCTGTGGGGTCGCAATCCACAGTACCTCAAGGAAATCGTCTACAAGATGCGTTTCGACATTGCCAGTGCGAAGTACGCCGAGTTTGGTCCGTTCTATGTCGGATACAAAGCGACGGCCAATGAAATCTTGAAGCACTGCAAACTGGCTTAA
- a CDS encoding pseudouridine synthase has translation MNRNQGYRYRHVVSGDVVEQSAASFMASTFDHSSKQQWQLRLDQGEVTRNDVAIGPDDPVSPGDVIVWERPGWIEDDVPMSYSILYQDEDLLAVDKPSGLPTLPGGGFYRHTLLSLVRGDFPAAIPLHRLGRCTSGILLFARNRPTAATVSKDWPNVQKQYRAVAQHLAAQDSYDIQTPIGPCDHPRLGSVHAATVDGKPSRSVARVVQRRSQSTIFDVDLHTGRPHQIRIHLASIGHPLVGDPLYDVGGKPKQENPGLPGDGGYQLRATRLIFNHPTTGRPVVIKA, from the coding sequence ATGAATCGAAACCAAGGATATCGCTATCGACACGTGGTCAGTGGCGATGTGGTCGAACAATCGGCGGCGTCGTTCATGGCGTCGACGTTCGACCATTCATCGAAGCAACAATGGCAGCTACGGCTGGACCAGGGCGAAGTCACTCGCAACGACGTCGCGATCGGCCCCGACGATCCCGTGTCGCCCGGCGATGTCATCGTTTGGGAACGACCGGGCTGGATCGAAGACGACGTGCCGATGTCGTATTCGATTCTGTACCAGGACGAAGACCTGTTGGCGGTCGATAAACCCAGTGGCTTGCCGACTCTGCCAGGCGGTGGTTTTTATCGTCACACGCTGCTCAGCCTGGTTCGCGGCGACTTTCCGGCGGCGATTCCGCTGCACCGGCTGGGACGCTGCACGTCTGGCATTCTGCTGTTTGCACGCAACCGACCAACGGCCGCGACCGTGTCCAAAGACTGGCCCAACGTCCAGAAACAGTACCGCGCCGTCGCCCAGCATCTTGCCGCACAGGACAGCTACGACATCCAAACCCCCATTGGCCCCTGCGATCACCCCCGATTGGGATCCGTGCACGCCGCCACTGTCGACGGCAAACCGTCGCGAAGCGTTGCCAGGGTGGTCCAGCGACGATCGCAGTCGACCATTTTCGACGTCGACCTACACACCGGCCGGCCGCATCAGATCCGCATCCACTTGGCGTCGATCGGGCATCCCTTGGTGGGCGACCCCCTGTACGACGTCGGCGGAAAGCCCAAACAAGAAAACCCCGGTTTGCCGGGCGATGGCGGATACCAGTTGCGAGCCACGCGATTGATTTTCAACCATCCCACAACCGGTCGCCCAGTCGTCATCAAAGCGTAG
- a CDS encoding phosphoribosylaminoimidazolesuccinocarboxamide synthase codes for MTPSPESVTTMLYQHDDNGALLRTDLPFPRRSGKVRDVYDLGDNLLIVSTDRISAFDFILPSGIPDKGRILTQTSAFWFDHLDVRHHLLSTEVPEALSAQFDTEPLVGRVMVTEKASVIPFECVVRGYLEGSGLIEYQQTGEICGNRLPPGLKQCDRLPEAIFTPATKAEEGDHDENVSIGRMIADLGSDLALGLRKRSLDIYRKACQYAESRGILIADTKFEFGKVGDEVVLIDEVLTPDSSRFWAADDYQPGQAQPSFDKQFVREWLSTCGWDKKSDPPALPPEIIQRTKAKYEEAKKRLTQSEPTL; via the coding sequence ATGACGCCATCGCCCGAAAGCGTGACCACGATGCTGTACCAACATGACGACAACGGAGCCCTGCTGCGGACCGATTTGCCCTTTCCCCGTCGCAGTGGCAAAGTGCGTGACGTCTACGACTTGGGCGACAACCTATTGATCGTCAGCACCGATCGAATCAGTGCCTTTGATTTTATCCTGCCGTCCGGTATCCCCGACAAAGGCCGCATTTTGACGCAGACCAGTGCGTTCTGGTTTGATCATCTGGACGTGCGACACCACCTGTTGTCGACCGAGGTGCCCGAGGCCTTGTCGGCTCAGTTTGACACGGAGCCATTGGTCGGACGAGTGATGGTGACCGAGAAAGCCTCTGTGATCCCGTTCGAATGCGTCGTTCGCGGCTACTTGGAAGGAAGTGGGCTGATCGAGTACCAGCAAACCGGCGAAATCTGTGGCAACCGTCTGCCCCCGGGGCTGAAACAGTGTGATCGATTGCCCGAAGCGATCTTTACGCCGGCGACCAAAGCCGAGGAAGGCGACCACGACGAAAATGTTTCGATCGGACGGATGATCGCCGATTTGGGCAGTGACTTGGCACTGGGGCTTCGAAAGAGAAGCTTGGATATCTATCGCAAGGCTTGCCAGTACGCGGAAAGCCGAGGCATCTTGATCGCGGACACGAAATTCGAGTTTGGAAAGGTGGGGGACGAGGTCGTTTTGATCGACGAAGTGCTGACCCCGGACAGCAGTCGGTTTTGGGCCGCCGATGATTACCAGCCCGGTCAAGCACAGCCATCGTTTGACAAACAGTTTGTCCGCGAATGGTTGTCGACTTGCGGATGGGATAAAAAATCAGACCCGCCCGCGCTGCCGCCTGAAATTATCCAGCGAACCAAGGCCAAGTACGAAGAAGCGAAAAAGCGTTTGACGCAGTCCGAACCTACGCTTTGA
- a CDS encoding endo-1,4-beta-xylanase: MGQFHYDVPDAASDFIGQSLWQDAYICGIEGVPFQSQNRFDGNRLTITRHGIDSSGKLYLACLIPGLGYRTLSTCSLRPMPDEGYLLPLELARSSCYRARVQSDGWQRAGLNLSREFIDGLAEGTEAFLESAGRRADPSSSAASAIRAIQILERSMADLGESYAVQSIAFRKQREPHIGTLLAGTVIPPSPTPGEDANRFSEAFNAAAVRLNWADIETDSGRFDFEAADNTIQLLNNKGMRIIGGPLIDFRERLLPHWLYLLEENFESFLQAVTHYVETTVTHFRGQVQLWNCACGLNTQGPLELDDEQAMRLALEILSTVRRTDPNTPAIMSFDQPFGEYLGKHRDAISPLHFADALVRTGLQMAGIGLEFRVNYKNASTLPRSAVDFGLMIDRWATLGMPMLVQISVPGGIGGDPSAQAPSEVLTYDAQTADAAAEQLRIAGPMIRTLLAKHIVHGIVWDGWNDSDPHVMSHSGVIDQQGHPRPLFEYFKRLRKEFLA; the protein is encoded by the coding sequence ATGGGGCAGTTCCATTATGACGTCCCCGACGCGGCGAGCGATTTCATCGGTCAATCGCTGTGGCAAGACGCGTACATATGCGGCATCGAAGGAGTGCCATTTCAGTCGCAGAACAGGTTCGATGGCAACCGGCTAACGATCACGCGGCACGGCATCGATTCCTCTGGGAAACTGTACCTGGCGTGTTTGATCCCGGGTCTTGGCTATCGCACGCTAAGCACCTGTAGTTTGCGGCCGATGCCCGACGAAGGGTACCTGCTGCCGCTGGAACTGGCACGCAGCAGTTGTTATCGGGCTCGCGTCCAATCCGATGGATGGCAACGGGCTGGTTTGAACCTCAGTCGCGAATTTATTGACGGGTTGGCCGAGGGCACCGAAGCGTTCCTCGAATCGGCTGGTCGCCGCGCCGACCCCTCTAGCAGTGCTGCGTCGGCGATCCGGGCCATCCAGATACTTGAACGGTCGATGGCCGACTTGGGTGAATCGTATGCGGTCCAGTCGATCGCGTTCCGCAAACAACGTGAACCTCATATCGGGACTCTGTTGGCTGGCACCGTGATCCCGCCGTCTCCCACACCCGGGGAGGACGCGAATCGGTTCAGTGAAGCTTTCAATGCTGCTGCGGTCCGATTGAACTGGGCGGACATTGAAACCGACTCGGGGCGGTTCGATTTCGAGGCGGCCGACAACACCATCCAACTGCTGAACAACAAAGGCATGCGAATCATCGGCGGTCCGCTGATCGATTTCCGCGAACGCTTGCTGCCCCATTGGTTGTATCTGTTGGAAGAGAACTTCGAATCGTTCTTGCAAGCGGTCACGCATTACGTCGAAACCACGGTGACTCATTTTCGCGGCCAGGTCCAACTTTGGAATTGTGCTTGCGGGTTGAACACGCAAGGGCCGTTGGAACTAGACGATGAACAGGCGATGCGGTTGGCGCTGGAAATCCTGAGCACGGTGCGGCGCACCGATCCGAACACGCCTGCCATCATGTCGTTCGATCAACCGTTTGGCGAATACTTGGGCAAACACCGAGACGCGATCTCGCCGCTTCACTTTGCGGACGCATTGGTGCGAACCGGACTGCAGATGGCGGGCATCGGACTTGAATTCCGAGTCAACTACAAAAACGCCAGCACGCTTCCGCGGTCGGCGGTCGACTTTGGATTGATGATCGACCGATGGGCAACCCTGGGGATGCCGATGTTGGTCCAAATCAGTGTGCCGGGCGGGATCGGCGGTGACCCCAGCGCGCAGGCACCATCCGAAGTGCTGACCTACGATGCCCAGACCGCCGATGCGGCGGCAGAGCAGCTTCGAATTGCGGGGCCAATGATCCGAACTCTACTGGCCAAACACATCGTTCATGGGATCGTTTGGGACGGCTGGAACGATTCCGATCCGCATGTGATGAGTCACTCGGGGGTGATCGATCAACAAGGGCATCCACGGCCGCTGTTTGAATACTTCAAGCGGCTAAGAAAAGAGTTCTTGGCGTAG
- a CDS encoding SDR family NAD(P)-dependent oxidoreductase: MTSKNPFDLSGRRALVTGGTQGVGAAIAQAVAAAGADVLLVGLRRDDSADQTLQACRTHGVQAELVTADLSGEPSTWLDTLIRDADAVMPDIDLLVNNVGTFMDVPFLEMDFATYQMTMNLNVAAGYFLTQAFARRWVSGNVSGRVLFTGSINGFLAEPDHTAYDASKGAVAALVRSLCVSLAPHGIRVNSMAPGLVRTPLTDVVNHSSAMESWMELHTPNGNVPGPEVCGGAAVFLLSDAAQHVHGQTMLVDGGMSAWQQPDVPDRW; encoded by the coding sequence ATGACTTCTAAGAATCCGTTCGATTTGAGTGGGCGTCGGGCGTTGGTGACTGGCGGTACACAAGGCGTCGGTGCCGCGATCGCGCAGGCGGTTGCTGCGGCCGGGGCCGATGTGTTGTTGGTCGGGCTGCGCCGCGATGATTCCGCTGACCAGACGCTGCAGGCGTGCCGTACGCACGGTGTTCAGGCCGAACTGGTGACCGCAGATCTGTCGGGCGAACCGTCGACTTGGCTGGATACGTTGATCCGTGACGCCGATGCCGTGATGCCGGACATCGATCTGTTGGTCAACAATGTCGGAACGTTTATGGATGTCCCCTTCTTGGAGATGGATTTTGCGACGTATCAGATGACCATGAATCTGAATGTCGCTGCCGGATATTTTTTGACTCAGGCCTTCGCTCGTCGCTGGGTATCGGGCAACGTTTCTGGTCGAGTGCTGTTTACCGGTTCGATCAATGGTTTCTTGGCAGAACCCGACCATACGGCCTATGACGCCAGCAAAGGTGCCGTCGCGGCACTCGTCCGATCCCTGTGCGTTTCGTTGGCGCCGCATGGGATTCGTGTCAATTCCATGGCGCCCGGGTTGGTGCGCACACCGCTGACCGACGTCGTGAACCACAGTTCGGCGATGGAATCTTGGATGGAGTTGCATACGCCCAACGGGAATGTGCCCGGTCCAGAAGTTTGCGGCGGTGCGGCTGTGTTCCTGCTTTCCGATGCAGCCCAACACGTTCACGGACAAACGATGCTGGTCGACGGCGGGATGAGTGCATGGCAACAACCCGATGTTCCCGACCGATGGTAA